A stretch of Myxococcus virescens DNA encodes these proteins:
- the rimP gene encoding ribosome maturation factor RimP — protein MSEKNLKQTVEERALALLEPIVAGEGLELVDLEFLREREGWVLRLFIDKPGGRVGLDECTQVSRAVDPSLDVEDFIPHEYNLEVSSPGVDRPLRKPAHFERVKGQKVKVKTFGPVGEPPRKNFTGTLTEVAGDGISVEVEGAGTFHILFKDIAKANLEFQF, from the coding sequence ATGTCGGAGAAGAACCTCAAGCAGACGGTGGAGGAGCGGGCCTTGGCCCTGCTCGAGCCCATTGTCGCGGGTGAAGGCCTGGAGCTCGTGGACCTGGAATTCCTCCGGGAGCGCGAGGGCTGGGTGCTCCGGTTGTTCATCGACAAGCCGGGTGGCCGCGTAGGGCTGGACGAGTGCACCCAGGTGTCGCGCGCGGTGGATCCGTCGCTCGACGTGGAGGACTTCATCCCCCACGAGTACAACCTGGAGGTTTCCAGCCCCGGAGTGGACCGTCCGCTGAGGAAGCCGGCGCACTTCGAGCGGGTGAAGGGACAGAAGGTGAAGGTGAAGACGTTCGGCCCGGTGGGAGAGCCCCCGCGCAAGAACTTCACCGGCACGCTGACCGAGGTGGCAGGCGACGGAATCTCGGTGGAGGTGGAAGGGGCCGGAACCTTCCACATCCTCTTCAAGGACATCGCCAAGGCGAACCTGGAGTTCCAGTTCTAG
- the nusA gene encoding transcription termination factor NusA, with the protein MPTQQANPSVNLNLVLDQVAKDKGIDRAVLIATLEDAMKTAAKKHFGQDRELEAKYDPDKGVVELFQAITVVEEIVDPVQAVNQISLVEAHKKGMEVEPGDELVFQIFYRDEDAAEAKAQDDQYGDILRLKTFRRGFGRIAAQTAKQVILQRTRDAERENVFNEYRDRKNEIVTGIARRFERGNIIVDLGRAEAVLPVREQVPRETYRPGDRVQAYVLDVLRESKGPQIVLSRASVNLLTKLFEMEVPEIAEGIVVIEAAAREPGGRAKIAVSSRDSDVDPVGACVGMKGSRVQAVVQELRGEKIDIVPFDEDPARFVCSALAPAEVSRVIIDEANHAMELIVPDDQLSLAIGRRGQNVRLAAQLTGWKLDINSESRVRELREFANRSLGSLPGVNEMLVETLYAHGFRQARDIAEANAELLAQLPGIDPARIPSMQEAARTRMVEDQAELSRMDYEREQARIAEARRHPDELSQPERMARVRGVGEKTIEQLILAGYRSVEDIANEKDLAKLGDVPGVGIKKARQLKSAAENYLVEEAKLRAELNAERGAMTVALEGGAEATKSP; encoded by the coding sequence ATGCCCACGCAGCAAGCCAACCCGAGTGTCAACCTCAACCTCGTCCTGGACCAGGTCGCCAAGGACAAGGGCATCGACCGGGCTGTGCTGATTGCCACGCTCGAAGACGCGATGAAGACCGCGGCCAAGAAGCACTTTGGCCAGGACCGCGAGCTCGAGGCGAAGTACGACCCGGACAAGGGCGTCGTGGAGCTGTTCCAGGCCATCACCGTGGTCGAGGAGATTGTCGACCCGGTCCAGGCGGTGAATCAGATCTCCCTGGTCGAGGCCCACAAGAAGGGCATGGAAGTGGAGCCGGGCGACGAGCTCGTGTTCCAGATCTTCTACCGGGATGAGGACGCCGCCGAGGCCAAGGCCCAGGACGACCAGTACGGTGACATCCTCCGCCTGAAGACCTTCCGCCGCGGCTTCGGCCGCATCGCCGCGCAGACGGCCAAGCAGGTCATCCTGCAGCGCACGCGCGACGCGGAGCGGGAGAACGTCTTCAACGAGTACCGCGACCGGAAGAACGAAATCGTCACCGGCATCGCCCGCCGCTTCGAGCGCGGCAACATCATCGTGGATCTGGGCCGCGCGGAGGCCGTGCTGCCGGTGCGCGAGCAGGTCCCGCGTGAGACGTACCGCCCCGGCGACCGCGTCCAGGCCTACGTGCTGGACGTGCTCCGTGAGTCCAAGGGCCCCCAGATTGTCCTCAGCCGCGCGTCCGTCAACCTGCTCACCAAGCTGTTCGAGATGGAGGTGCCGGAAATCGCCGAAGGCATCGTCGTCATCGAGGCGGCGGCGCGTGAGCCGGGCGGCCGGGCGAAGATTGCCGTGTCCAGCCGGGACTCGGACGTGGACCCCGTGGGCGCCTGCGTCGGTATGAAGGGCAGCCGTGTCCAGGCGGTGGTGCAGGAGCTGCGCGGCGAGAAGATCGACATCGTCCCGTTCGACGAGGATCCGGCCCGCTTCGTGTGCTCGGCGCTGGCCCCGGCGGAGGTCAGCCGCGTCATCATCGACGAGGCCAACCACGCCATGGAGCTCATCGTCCCGGACGACCAGCTCAGCCTGGCCATTGGCCGTCGCGGTCAGAACGTCCGCCTGGCCGCCCAGCTGACCGGTTGGAAGCTCGACATCAACAGCGAGAGCCGGGTCCGGGAGCTGCGCGAGTTCGCCAACCGCTCCCTGGGCTCGCTGCCCGGCGTCAACGAGATGCTGGTGGAGACGCTCTACGCGCACGGCTTCCGTCAGGCCCGGGACATCGCCGAGGCCAACGCGGAGTTGCTGGCGCAGCTGCCCGGCATCGACCCGGCCCGCATCCCCTCCATGCAGGAAGCCGCCCGGACCCGAATGGTCGAGGATCAGGCGGAACTGTCGCGCATGGATTATGAAAGAGAGCAGGCCCGCATCGCGGAGGCTCGGCGGCATCCGGACGAACTCAGCCAGCCCGAGCGCATGGCGCGCGTGCGTGGCGTCGGTGAGAAGACCATCGAGCAGCTCATCCTCGCGGGGTACCGCTCGGTGGAGGACATCGCCAATGAGAAGGATCTGGCGAAGCTGGGCGATGTTCCGGGTGTGGGTATCAAGAAGGCCCGCCAGCTGAAGAGCGCGGCGGAAAACTATCTGGTGGAGGAAGCCAAGCTGCGCGCGGAGCTGAATGCCGAGCGCGGCGCCATGACGGTGGCACTTGAGGGTGGCGCAGAAGCCACCAAGTCACCGTAA
- a CDS encoding YlxR family protein, which yields MGSGPVRTCVGCGSRRLQAELTRFVIGPGGAIEVDRKRRLPGRGAYLCGAGCLTAALKRKAFGRAFRGKAGQVDPSQLGQAWEQGDGERRGAGGSGC from the coding sequence GTGGGGTCAGGTCCGGTCCGGACGTGCGTCGGATGCGGTTCGCGGCGACTACAGGCGGAACTGACCCGATTCGTGATAGGGCCCGGAGGCGCCATCGAGGTGGACAGGAAGAGGCGGCTGCCAGGACGGGGCGCCTACCTGTGCGGTGCCGGTTGTCTGACGGCAGCGCTGAAGCGGAAGGCGTTTGGTAGGGCCTTTCGCGGAAAGGCGGGCCAGGTTGACCCGTCGCAGCTCGGACAGGCATGGGAGCAGGGGGACGGTGAGCGGAGGGGTGCGGGGGGGAGTGGGTGTTAG
- the infB gene encoding translation initiation factor IF-2, with protein sequence MSKKRVHEIAKELKSHGIELDNKEVVTELSSLGYDVKSHSSSLDDDQATAAVQKILDKRKPKQATPPVTAKGFVVRRKVGPPAGATADSGAEASQAAEPAYEPPPSAPEAATFAAEEPVQAPPPVEAPRAPAEPPSAPEPQRVEAPVAAAAEPSAPAAVTSTPPAQVAEAPKAPAAAEVASPPPAAEAPQAPVEAPRAAVPAPAAAQPRPSVQESTTLPQPPPRSPVPPAVRTPSSTSSSATVVSRGPAPGYQQRGGPGGGRPGGPGGPGGRPGGPGGPGGRPGGPGGPGGRPGGPGGPGGRPGGPGGRPSYQGPGSYQGAGRPGQGPVRPTSAPGTGVQASASASPTPQGPTIMVGGVPHAQVSPTGTARPTATQAVVISRPLIQVRRVTPTAGQAKQYPMAPGRTGIPERREYKVVPDHLGRGRELVDVSKNKERGQRKRTSGDTQSVSKQELTDMVWGRVTIPIRGKKRKPTKKGAKTQITQMAEEKKVIKLQEGISVSDLGQRMGVRSAELIKKLMGLGKMATANQLVDADTAEMIAGDYGWKIDRVGFEVEDYLPEVEARPEDERPRPPVVAIMGHVDHGKTSLLDAIRKASVAQGEAGGITQHIGAYSITTARGDVTFLDTPGHEAFTSMRARGADVTDIVVLVVASDDGVMPQTVEAIKHAKAAEVPIVVAINKMDLPTANLDRVKKDLATHELVPEEWGGDTIMVPVSAKTKENLELLLENLALQAEVLELTSNPNRPSVGAIIEAKLDRGRGPVATVLVQEGTLKLGDAVVTGSHYGRVRAMTNSRGEQVKEVKPGYCAEVIGLSGVPGAGDAINVVADEKAAKQIAEHRNMKERQTELSKVSRESLEQLFAKTKAGGGPKELRVVIKADVQGSAEAVRQAVQKLSTHKVKVEVVHSGVGAITEGDVMRAAASKGVVLGFNVNPESGAEAAAKAQEVVLKSYSIIYELIDGVRTEMEGLLEPIRTERKLGRAEVRNTFNVPRLGTIAGAAVLDGVMKRGAFVRLMRENKQLFSGKMASLRRFKDDVKEVAQGFECGIGIESFNDLKPGDIIEAYEIEETRQSLT encoded by the coding sequence ATGTCGAAGAAGCGCGTCCACGAAATCGCCAAGGAACTCAAGAGCCACGGGATTGAGCTCGACAACAAGGAGGTCGTCACCGAGCTGTCGAGCCTCGGTTACGACGTCAAGAGCCACTCGTCGTCTCTCGATGACGACCAGGCGACCGCTGCCGTCCAGAAGATTCTGGACAAGCGCAAGCCGAAGCAGGCCACGCCGCCCGTGACGGCGAAGGGCTTCGTCGTGCGCCGCAAGGTGGGTCCGCCCGCCGGTGCGACCGCGGACAGCGGGGCCGAGGCTTCACAGGCCGCCGAGCCCGCCTACGAGCCGCCGCCGTCGGCGCCCGAGGCCGCCACGTTCGCCGCAGAGGAGCCGGTGCAGGCGCCTCCGCCCGTCGAGGCGCCCCGCGCGCCCGCCGAGCCGCCGAGCGCCCCGGAGCCCCAGCGCGTCGAGGCTCCGGTCGCCGCCGCGGCGGAGCCGTCGGCTCCGGCTGCTGTCACGTCTACGCCCCCCGCGCAGGTCGCCGAGGCCCCCAAGGCCCCTGCCGCCGCCGAGGTGGCTTCACCCCCGCCCGCCGCCGAGGCCCCTCAGGCCCCGGTGGAGGCTCCCCGCGCTGCCGTGCCGGCTCCCGCCGCCGCGCAGCCTCGTCCCTCTGTTCAGGAGAGCACCACCTTGCCCCAACCCCCCCCACGCTCACCGGTACCGCCGGCAGTCCGGACGCCTTCGAGCACTTCTTCGTCCGCGACCGTCGTCTCCCGGGGCCCCGCGCCTGGCTACCAGCAGCGTGGTGGGCCCGGTGGTGGTCGCCCCGGTGGTCCGGGTGGCCCGGGTGGTCGTCCCGGTGGTCCGGGCGGCCCGGGTGGTCGTCCCGGTGGTCCGGGTGGCCCGGGTGGTCGTCCCGGTGGTCCGGGTGGCCCGGGTGGTCGTCCCGGTGGTCCGGGTGGGCGTCCGTCCTACCAGGGACCGGGTTCGTATCAGGGCGCCGGCCGTCCCGGTCAGGGACCGGTGCGTCCGACCTCGGCGCCCGGCACGGGGGTGCAGGCCTCGGCCTCGGCCTCTCCGACGCCGCAGGGCCCCACCATCATGGTCGGCGGCGTGCCGCACGCCCAGGTGTCGCCCACGGGCACGGCCCGTCCCACGGCGACCCAGGCCGTCGTCATCTCGCGCCCGCTCATCCAGGTGCGCCGCGTGACGCCCACGGCCGGTCAGGCCAAGCAGTACCCCATGGCGCCGGGCCGCACGGGCATCCCCGAGCGGCGTGAGTACAAGGTGGTCCCGGACCACCTGGGCCGTGGCCGCGAGCTGGTGGACGTCTCCAAGAACAAGGAGCGTGGCCAGCGCAAGCGCACCAGCGGTGATACGCAGAGCGTGTCCAAGCAGGAACTGACGGACATGGTCTGGGGCCGCGTCACCATCCCCATCCGTGGCAAGAAGCGCAAGCCCACGAAGAAGGGCGCCAAGACGCAGATCACCCAGATGGCCGAGGAGAAGAAGGTCATCAAGCTGCAGGAGGGCATCTCCGTGTCCGACCTGGGCCAGCGCATGGGTGTGCGCAGCGCCGAGCTCATCAAGAAGCTGATGGGCCTGGGGAAGATGGCCACCGCGAACCAGCTGGTGGACGCGGACACGGCGGAGATGATCGCCGGCGACTACGGCTGGAAGATCGACCGCGTGGGCTTCGAGGTGGAGGACTACCTGCCCGAGGTGGAGGCCCGTCCCGAGGACGAGCGTCCCCGTCCGCCGGTCGTCGCCATCATGGGCCACGTCGACCACGGCAAGACGAGCCTCCTGGACGCCATCCGGAAGGCCAGCGTCGCGCAGGGCGAGGCGGGTGGCATCACCCAGCACATCGGCGCGTACAGCATCACCACCGCGCGCGGTGACGTGACGTTCCTCGACACGCCGGGCCACGAGGCCTTCACGTCCATGCGCGCCCGCGGCGCCGACGTGACGGACATCGTGGTGCTGGTGGTGGCCTCGGACGACGGCGTGATGCCCCAGACGGTGGAGGCCATCAAGCACGCGAAGGCGGCGGAGGTGCCCATCGTCGTCGCCATCAACAAGATGGACCTGCCGACCGCGAACCTGGACCGCGTGAAGAAGGACCTGGCCACTCACGAGCTCGTGCCGGAAGAGTGGGGCGGGGACACCATCATGGTGCCCGTCTCCGCGAAGACGAAGGAGAACCTGGAGCTCCTGCTGGAGAACCTGGCCCTCCAGGCGGAGGTGCTCGAGCTGACCTCCAACCCGAACCGTCCGTCGGTGGGCGCCATCATCGAGGCCAAGCTGGACCGCGGCCGTGGCCCCGTCGCCACGGTGCTGGTGCAGGAAGGCACGCTGAAGCTGGGTGACGCCGTCGTCACCGGCTCGCACTACGGCCGCGTCCGCGCGATGACGAACAGCCGCGGCGAGCAGGTGAAGGAAGTGAAGCCGGGCTACTGCGCCGAGGTCATCGGTCTGTCCGGCGTGCCGGGCGCGGGTGACGCCATCAACGTGGTGGCGGACGAGAAGGCGGCCAAGCAGATCGCCGAGCACCGCAACATGAAGGAGCGGCAGACCGAGCTGTCCAAGGTCAGCCGCGAGTCCCTGGAGCAGCTGTTCGCCAAGACGAAGGCGGGCGGTGGTCCCAAGGAGCTGCGCGTCGTCATCAAGGCGGACGTGCAGGGCTCGGCGGAGGCCGTCAGGCAGGCCGTCCAGAAGCTCTCCACGCACAAGGTCAAGGTGGAGGTGGTCCACTCCGGCGTGGGCGCCATCACCGAGGGCGACGTGATGCGGGCGGCGGCCTCTAAGGGCGTCGTGCTGGGCTTCAACGTCAACCCGGAGTCCGGGGCGGAGGCCGCGGCCAAGGCCCAGGAAGTGGTGCTCAAGAGCTACTCCATCATCTACGAGCTCATCGACGGGGTTCGGACGGAGATGGAGGGCCTGCTGGAGCCCATCCGCACCGAGCGCAAGCTGGGCCGTGCGGAGGTGCGCAACACCTTCAACGTGCCGCGTCTGGGCACCATCGCCGGTGCGGCGGTGCTGGATGGCGTCATGAAGCGCGGAGCCTTCGTCCGCCTCATGCGCGAGAACAAGCAGCTGTTCTCCGGGAAGATGGCGTCGCTGCGGCGCTTCAAGGACGACGTCAAGGAAGTCGCTCAGGGCTTCGAGTGCGGTATCGGCATCGAGAGCTTCAACGACCTCAAGCCCGGTGACATCATCGAGGCGTACGAGATCGAAGAGACTCGGCAGAGCCTCACCTAG
- a CDS encoding DUF503 domain-containing protein — protein MFVGVARLTLQIPDSGSLKSKRQVLRRVMDRLKARFNVAVAEVEDQDLWQKASLALAVVGNERRHVDEQLEKIIHSVEEMYVAPLLSRETEILGFGDQLFASGQAASRGSFSAQAVDEDAEELDLSPEQAAAHSEAAIARFLRGERGSLAEAEGLGEWESRHEGGMDGGTGRPSPSSGGRMTFDEARARARSLRNPRDWEKK, from the coding sequence ATGTTCGTAGGTGTCGCACGCCTCACCCTGCAGATTCCGGACAGTGGCTCGCTGAAGTCCAAGCGGCAGGTGCTCCGCCGGGTGATGGACCGGCTCAAGGCCCGCTTCAACGTGGCGGTGGCCGAGGTCGAGGACCAGGATCTCTGGCAGAAGGCGTCATTGGCGCTCGCGGTGGTGGGCAACGAGCGACGCCACGTGGACGAGCAGCTGGAGAAAATCATCCACTCCGTCGAGGAGATGTACGTCGCCCCGCTGTTGTCGCGGGAGACGGAAATCCTCGGCTTCGGGGACCAGCTCTTCGCGAGCGGCCAGGCGGCCTCGCGAGGTTCCTTTTCGGCGCAGGCCGTGGATGAGGACGCGGAGGAGTTGGACCTTTCCCCGGAGCAGGCGGCGGCGCATTCGGAGGCCGCCATTGCCCGCTTCCTGCGCGGCGAGCGCGGCTCGCTCGCGGAGGCGGAGGGGTTGGGAGAGTGGGAAAGCCGCCATGAAGGTGGCATGGATGGCGGCACGGGCCGCCCGTCTCCGTCGAGCGGTGGACGGATGACGTTCGACGAGGCACGGGCTCGGGCCCGTTCCCTGCGCAACCCGCGAGACTGGGAGAAGAAATGA
- the rbfA gene encoding 30S ribosome-binding factor RbfA, with amino-acid sequence MTTHSRPERVGQEIQAAIGDLLTRGMLRDPRIGYITITGVKVSPDLRVARVFYSMMGNEQERADTQKGLEAAKGFVRREVTSAVNLRVSPEIFFSFDESVGEGDKIDRLLREVRNKEGW; translated from the coding sequence ATGACGACGCATTCCCGACCGGAGCGCGTGGGGCAGGAAATCCAGGCGGCCATCGGTGACTTGCTCACCCGGGGCATGCTGAGGGATCCGCGCATCGGCTACATCACGATTACAGGCGTGAAGGTCTCCCCGGACCTTCGCGTGGCCCGTGTCTTCTATTCGATGATGGGCAACGAGCAGGAGCGGGCGGACACGCAGAAGGGCCTGGAAGCCGCCAAGGGCTTCGTGCGCCGCGAGGTGACGTCCGCCGTCAACCTGCGCGTGTCGCCGGAAATCTTCTTCTCCTTCGACGAATCGGTGGGCGAAGGTGACAAGATTGACCGGCTGCTGCGCGAAGTCCGCAACAAGGAAGGCTGGTAG
- the truB gene encoding tRNA pseudouridine(55) synthase TruB, translating to MDGVLVIDKPTGPTSFDVVRQVRSLLRLKKVGHTGTLDPLATGVLPLCLGEATKVAGFITEGDKAYDATVRLGSETDTLDAEGQVTAQAPVPALTPALIESALARFRGTFDQVPPMYSAVKVGGKRLYELARAGEEVERAARQVTVYELVLRDFSAERLQLSVRCSKGFFVRTLAQDVGRALGCGAHLEALRRTASGPFTLAQALPLADVPALLKEGALASRLMTMSHALVELPEVRVGAADAKRVSHGVPVEVPAGKVGRVRVMGPDDALLAVAEVAGGRLRYLRVLV from the coding sequence ATGGACGGCGTCCTCGTCATTGACAAGCCCACCGGTCCCACGTCGTTCGACGTGGTCCGCCAGGTGCGTTCGCTGCTTCGCCTGAAGAAGGTGGGCCACACGGGGACGCTGGACCCGCTGGCCACGGGAGTGCTGCCGCTCTGCCTGGGGGAAGCCACCAAGGTCGCGGGCTTCATCACCGAGGGCGACAAGGCCTACGACGCCACGGTGCGTCTGGGCTCGGAGACGGACACCCTGGACGCGGAAGGGCAGGTGACGGCGCAGGCGCCCGTACCCGCCCTGACGCCCGCGCTGATTGAATCCGCGCTGGCGCGCTTCCGGGGCACTTTCGACCAGGTCCCCCCCATGTATTCGGCCGTCAAGGTGGGCGGGAAGCGGCTCTACGAATTGGCCCGTGCGGGCGAGGAAGTGGAGCGCGCCGCCCGCCAGGTGACGGTGTACGAGCTGGTGCTGCGGGACTTCTCCGCCGAGCGGCTGCAGCTGTCGGTGCGCTGCTCCAAGGGCTTCTTCGTGCGCACCCTGGCCCAGGACGTGGGCCGGGCGCTGGGTTGTGGTGCCCACCTGGAGGCCCTGCGGCGCACCGCCAGTGGCCCCTTCACCCTGGCGCAGGCGCTGCCGCTGGCGGACGTGCCGGCGCTGCTGAAGGAGGGCGCGCTGGCCAGCCGGCTGATGACCATGTCGCATGCGCTGGTGGAGCTGCCGGAGGTCCGGGTGGGCGCCGCCGATGCCAAGCGCGTCTCCCACGGTGTCCCGGTGGAGGTCCCCGCCGGGAAGGTGGGACGGGTGCGCGTCATGGGCCCGGACGACGCGCTGCTGGCGGTGGCCGAAGTGGCCGGTGGCCGCCTGCGCTATCTGCGCGTCCTGGTGTAA
- the rpsO gene encoding 30S ribosomal protein S15, whose product MSLHQERKSELVSKFRTHESDTGSPEVQVALLSERITMLTEHFKTHKKDHHSRRGLLKLVGQRRRLLDYLKSKDVARYKKLIDGLGIRK is encoded by the coding sequence ATGTCGCTGCACCAGGAGCGTAAGTCGGAGCTGGTGTCGAAGTTCCGGACCCACGAGTCGGACACGGGTTCCCCCGAGGTCCAGGTGGCGCTGCTGTCCGAGCGCATCACCATGCTCACCGAGCACTTCAAGACGCACAAGAAGGACCACCACTCCCGCCGCGGTCTGCTGAAGCTGGTCGGTCAGCGCCGCCGCCTGCTGGACTACCTGAAGTCCAAGGACGTCGCGCGGTACAAGAAGCTCATCGACGGCCTCGGC